One window from the genome of Borreliella garinii encodes:
- a CDS encoding DUF1506 family protein → MSGIRKRLADMSFRMINVFKDPEPLRFYKANIIKLEGDESYQRIFNKNEYTEFIGVIIDIKPQELAALHDSNLSDIQGYSKLYTYANLNYELKDRISISDLVYYEIFSIDSSIGYFTLVLKEFIWTT, encoded by the coding sequence ATGAGTGGTATTAGAAAAAGACTAGCGGATATGTCTTTCCGTATGATTAATGTTTTTAAGGATCCTGAGCCTTTAAGGTTCTATAAAGCAAACATTATAAAACTTGAAGGAGATGAGTCTTATCAACGAATATTTAACAAAAATGAGTACACTGAATTTATTGGGGTTATTATTGACATAAAGCCACAAGAACTTGCGGCGTTACATGATTCTAATTTATCCGATATTCAAGGTTATTCTAAACTTTACACATATGCAAATCTCAACTATGAACTAAAAGATAGAATATCAATTTCAGATTTAGTTTATTATGAAATATTTAGCATTGACTCTTCAATTGGGTACTTCACTCTTGTCTTAAAGGAATTTATATGGACGACTTAA
- a CDS encoding DUF3890 domain-containing protein — MREQKDLQAQIKSEEELLVTKLHSEVLLLLGIDKFALSRQNFLLHLSLLQAILVTRGIDSSSLTYEQIFLLTFYHMGCQLRKQGIVREFEFDRIKKEKFNELEIDYYPNNRGSEDSGGESCSASKNFCLQLDAFLEKLKRDTSTPSCMGVV, encoded by the coding sequence ATGCGTGAACAAAAAGACTTGCAGGCTCAAATTAAAAGTGAAGAAGAGCTTTTAGTAACCAAACTTCATTCTGAAGTATTGTTACTATTGGGAATAGACAAATTTGCACTAAGTAGGCAAAATTTTCTACTTCATTTATCACTGCTACAAGCAATTCTAGTAACACGTGGTATTGATTCTAGTTCACTTACATATGAACAAATATTTTTGCTTACGTTTTATCACATGGGTTGTCAATTAAGAAAGCAGGGGATTGTTCGTGAATTTGAATTTGACAGGATTAAAAAAGAGAAGTTCAATGAGCTTGAAATTGATTACTATCCCAATAATAGAGGAAGTGAAGATAGTGGTGGAGAGAGTTGTTCAGCAAGTAAAAACTTTTGCTTGCAACTTGATGCATTTTTAGAAAAGCTCAAACGAGATACTTCAACTCCATCTTGTATGGGAGTTGTCTAA
- a CDS encoding DUF228 domain-containing protein — protein sequence MANTTQLVKDYQESRNKLEKFVKNPHHYAGLLSNSLEFRDKNVQFFASGGTRTSKFDKLENHPFLGYPYKRGVKRVIQEEKPNEIHYEPHVEAGGGEDLYGICVDIDEFSKTATVVPITNNFEGYLVAKENGVKAKDKLFFNKDGELEKINGSAPQNKTTINAIALSDAKKISNDVYLVKVSVFGNKAVQK from the coding sequence ATGGCAAATACAACACAATTAGTAAAAGATTATCAAGAAAGTCGTAATAAACTGGAAAAGTTTGTGAAAAATCCACACCATTATGCTGGTTTGCTTAGCAATTCTTTAGAGTTTAGAGACAAAAACGTGCAATTTTTTGCTTCTGGAGGTACTAGAACCAGTAAGTTTGACAAACTGGAAAATCATCCATTTTTAGGATATCCATACAAGCGCGGAGTCAAAAGAGTTATTCAAGAAGAAAAACCAAATGAAATTCATTATGAGCCTCATGTTGAGGCTGGTGGTGGTGAAGACTTATACGGAATATGTGTTGATATAGACGAGTTTAGCAAAACTGCAACTGTTGTTCCAATTACAAATAACTTTGAGGGCTATTTAGTAGCAAAAGAAAATGGCGTTAAAGCAAAAGATAAACTCTTTTTTAATAAAGATGGAGAATTGGAAAAAATTAATGGTTCTGCGCCCCAAAATAAGACAACTATTAATGCAATAGCATTGTCTGATGCAAAGAAAATTAGCAATGATGTTTATTTGGTTAAAGTGTCAGTATTTGGAAATAAGGCTGTACAAAAATAA
- a CDS encoding DUF228 domain-containing protein, whose amino-acid sequence MVAKDKGQGKSFEIDDTSQLSLESEVSSAASRAKRQARQAEDEQAKDPYLDSGKELDDILLKFKKYAKSMSLIENKVFSSSNGSFQSKNERADAYSFSCSSFTDKIEKYFYDPKNSFPYKRGVKLVPKENSVYVEIGADTDLYGICVDVCEFSCIAYVLPITNNFEGYLVTRNPNIKAGEILDINVDGVIIKAGGGRPTVINAYALSDSFTINFVSEDKDSKQAQARGLKENYSINLIKVTVFGNRGLEKEVFAHAVSGVGG is encoded by the coding sequence ATGGTAGCAAAAGATAAAGGGCAAGGGAAAAGTTTTGAGATTGATGATACTTCACAATTAAGTTTAGAATCAGAAGTTTCATCGGCTGCTTCCAGGGCTAAACGCCAAGCAAGACAAGCCGAAGATGAACAAGCAAAAGATCCTTATCTGGATTCAGGTAAAGAACTTGATGATATCCTTTTGAAATTCAAAAAATATGCAAAATCGATGAGTTTGATTGAAAATAAAGTTTTTAGCAGTTCTAATGGTTCTTTTCAGTCAAAAAATGAGCGAGCCGATGCCTATTCATTTTCATGTTCAAGTTTTACAGACAAAATAGAGAAATATTTTTACGATCCAAAAAATAGTTTTCCATACAAGCGCGGGGTCAAACTTGTTCCAAAAGAGAATTCTGTATATGTTGAGATTGGTGCTGATACTGATCTATATGGCATATGTGTTGATGTATGTGAGTTTAGTTGCATAGCATATGTTTTACCAATTACCAATAACTTTGAAGGATATCTTGTAACAAGAAATCCAAATATAAAAGCTGGAGAGATATTAGACATTAATGTTGATGGGGTTATTATCAAGGCTGGGGGCGGACGTCCAACTGTAATTAATGCGTATGCATTATCTGATTCATTTACAATCAATTTTGTATCTGAAGATAAGGATTCAAAGCAGGCTCAAGCTAGAGGGCTCAAAGAGAATTATTCCATCAATTTGATAAAAGTTACAGTTTTTGGCAACAGAGGACTTGAAAAAGAAGTGTTTGCGCATGCTGTTTCAGGCGTAGGGGGATAA
- a CDS encoding DUF228 domain-containing protein produces MSDITKIKQEFDKKVAEIKALMKNPQQDASLFGNSLEFRDKNLIFSNSGGVRTSSKDKIENYPVKGYPYKRGVKLSFSEDSTTELEIEAGGGEDLYGICTDIDEYTGMATVIPITNNFTGYLTFKKNGNGVNPGDKLHFNQHGELEKTTGADKTINAIALSKVQKLTEELYIGLVSVFGNRAIKG; encoded by the coding sequence ATGAGCGATATTACAAAAATTAAACAAGAGTTTGATAAAAAAGTTGCCGAGATTAAAGCATTAATGAAAAATCCACAACAAGATGCTAGTTTGTTTGGTAATTCTTTAGAATTTAGAGACAAAAACCTGATTTTTTCAAATTCTGGTGGAGTTCGAACTAGTAGTAAAGACAAAATAGAAAATTATCCTGTTAAGGGTTATCCATATAAGCGCGGAGTAAAACTTAGTTTCAGTGAAGATAGTACAACAGAGCTTGAAATTGAGGCTGGTGGTGGTGAAGACTTATATGGAATATGTACTGATATAGATGAATATACTGGTATGGCAACTGTAATTCCAATTACAAACAATTTTACCGGGTATTTAACTTTTAAGAAAAATGGAAACGGTGTAAACCCGGGGGACAAGCTGCATTTTAATCAACATGGTGAGCTTGAAAAGACTACTGGAGCTGATAAAACTATTAATGCCATAGCGCTATCAAAAGTACAGAAATTAACCGAAGAGTTATACATAGGGCTTGTTAGTGTTTTTGGAAATAGAGCTATAAAAGGGTAG
- a CDS encoding DUF1357 family protein: MIENEEKEDLQVHVKEEQQVKSDTKIISSGEYEEYMRLKEQANNVKPKEINHDLSTNERITKELAEVEERERVEKQLLLEAERINEIDTLAKAHLSNHFNKEVLLAKGYTLKDIMQAQRRELVRKFVPIEQIKAISKVADITHIDGEILEQLVSLAKVNIKLRKNANSNSSSVDSIKGNIVTKSEERVSLLDSNFVPINFTEFVQAVSNAYKQRRVQFYENLKRNKRTSIA, translated from the coding sequence AAAAGAAGAACAGCAAGTTAAATCTGATACTAAGATTATAAGTTCTGGTGAATATGAAGAGTATATGCGCCTTAAAGAACAAGCAAATAATGTAAAACCCAAAGAGATAAACCATGATTTAAGTACAAATGAGCGAATAACAAAAGAACTTGCAGAAGTTGAAGAGAGAGAACGTGTTGAAAAGCAATTATTACTAGAAGCCGAGCGTATAAATGAAATTGATACGCTCGCAAAAGCACATCTTAGCAACCATTTTAATAAAGAAGTGCTTTTAGCAAAAGGATACACTCTAAAAGACATTATGCAAGCACAACGCAGAGAACTTGTTCGCAAATTTGTTCCAATTGAGCAAATTAAAGCTATTTCTAAAGTAGCAGACATAACCCATATTGATGGAGAGATACTAGAACAACTTGTTTCTTTAGCTAAAGTCAACATCAAGTTAAGAAAAAATGCGAATAGCAATTCTTCTTCTGTTGATTCTATTAAAGGCAATATTGTTACTAAATCAGAAGAAAGAGTAAGTTTGCTTGATTCTAATTTTGTTCCAATTAATTTCACGGAGTTTGTACAAGCTGTAAGTAATGCTTATAAGCAAAGACGAGTGCAGTTTTATGAAAACTTGAAAAGAAACAAAAGAACAAGTATTGCTTAA